The following proteins come from a genomic window of Thiothrix winogradskyi:
- a CDS encoding TraK family protein, whose product MSLVDEIKQEDKQSSSAHKIKGHGKRLFIAHKEEIKAALDEGYSIKRIWEHLYAKGKIFIKYSGFATYVYQYITAKEEHALDQPHRELKNSIADRTTLEKEKPLSVNTNVHEGAIAKQERLPRGVGVNSPINAEAEDARKNKKWRSNDKPEKESLV is encoded by the coding sequence ATGTCCTTGGTGGACGAAATTAAGCAAGAAGACAAACAGTCGTCATCTGCCCATAAAATAAAAGGGCATGGTAAGCGCTTGTTTATCGCTCACAAAGAGGAAATCAAAGCGGCTTTGGATGAGGGGTATTCTATAAAACGCATCTGGGAGCATCTTTACGCCAAAGGAAAAATCTTTATCAAGTACAGCGGATTTGCAACGTATGTGTACCAATACATAACGGCAAAAGAAGAACATGCACTTGATCAGCCACATCGAGAATTAAAGAACTCCATTGCCGATAGAACTACTTTGGAAAAGGAAAAGCCGCTTTCCGTTAATACCAATGTTCATGAAGGTGCTATAGCCAAACAGGAAAGATTGCCTCGCGGGGTTGGTGTTAACTCCCCGATCAATGCAGAAGCAGAAGATGCAAGGAAAAATAAAAAGTGGCGCAGCAATGACAAGCCAGAAAAAGAATCTCTCGTTTAA
- a CDS encoding conjugal transfer protein TraL, giving the protein MNTTVHFILQGKGGVGKSLIASLLTQHRIDSGCNTLPVDTDPVNKTLAAYKSLNVHEIHLLAKDSTNIDQSKFDKLIELILEHEGYEIIVDNGASSFIPLSSYLVENDVINILHDNGVRIVVHVIISGESNLLTTLQGFKEISEQFPVETDIIVWLNHYHGEIIANGKPFEEMKAYQDNKHRVFGIVTLPKQPDLFERDISTMQTERLTFDEVAGFKDGSIFGIMNKSRIHRFRKQVFSQLSVIFGGTSG; this is encoded by the coding sequence ATGAATACTACGGTACATTTTATATTGCAGGGCAAAGGCGGAGTAGGGAAAAGCCTTATAGCCTCCTTACTAACACAACATCGTATCGACTCCGGCTGCAACACTCTCCCAGTTGATACCGACCCAGTTAATAAAACATTGGCAGCTTATAAATCACTTAATGTTCACGAGATACACCTACTTGCTAAAGATAGCACCAACATTGATCAGTCAAAATTTGACAAACTAATTGAGCTTATACTTGAACATGAGGGTTATGAAATAATTGTTGATAACGGCGCTTCAAGCTTTATTCCTTTGTCAAGCTACTTGGTCGAAAATGATGTTATAAACATACTGCATGATAATGGAGTGAGGATTGTTGTCCATGTCATTATCTCCGGCGAATCTAATCTATTAACTACGTTGCAAGGCTTCAAGGAGATTTCCGAACAATTCCCCGTAGAAACAGACATTATTGTTTGGCTGAATCATTATCACGGTGAAATAATAGCAAACGGCAAGCCATTCGAGGAAATGAAGGCATATCAAGACAATAAACATCGGGTCTTTGGGATTGTCACATTACCTAAACAGCCAGATTTGTTTGAGCGGGATATTAGCACCATGCAAACCGAACGATTAACCTTTGACGAGGTTGCAGGCTTTAAAGATGGCTCCATTTTCGGAATCATGAATAAAAGCCGGATTCATCGCTTCAGAAAGCAAGTATTTTCCCAGCTTTCCGTTATCTTTGGTGGGACGAGTGGTTAA
- the trbJ gene encoding P-type conjugative transfer protein TrbJ → MNTSKILPIYFSVALSLSALPLHSYAAGGGVSALTGAKEWTQLANNAELIAIYGQEAKNLLESIKQTETMLTNLKTLPDFAKTGLKADVMKLQAIVQAGNALSYAAANIEGDFNTAFKGAFGYDAPMTRQEWVDQHQSLTMTTQDTVLASLKAANLQNSMFDSEAALLEGLEGQLSSAEGTNEILQAAGGIAAQQVASLNKMRQLTASNMQMQAAKIAADEDRQAAALAEEERFKGRTGAGNKITVDPNNAERVVPTFQFK, encoded by the coding sequence ATGAATACCTCAAAAATATTACCTATTTACTTTTCAGTAGCTTTATCGTTAAGCGCTTTGCCATTACATTCCTATGCTGCTGGTGGTGGAGTTAGTGCCTTGACTGGTGCTAAAGAATGGACTCAGTTGGCGAATAACGCCGAGTTGATTGCTATTTATGGGCAGGAAGCGAAAAACTTGCTGGAGTCCATCAAGCAAACAGAAACCATGTTAACAAATTTAAAGACATTGCCGGATTTTGCAAAAACTGGCTTGAAAGCGGATGTCATGAAATTACAGGCTATTGTCCAAGCTGGCAACGCTTTAAGTTATGCAGCAGCAAATATTGAAGGCGATTTTAATACCGCTTTTAAAGGGGCATTTGGTTATGACGCTCCGATGACTCGTCAGGAATGGGTTGATCAGCACCAATCCCTTACTATGACTACACAAGATACAGTGCTTGCATCCCTGAAAGCGGCGAACTTGCAGAATTCAATGTTTGATAGTGAGGCGGCATTGCTTGAAGGTCTTGAGGGGCAACTCTCTAGTGCCGAAGGTACAAACGAAATTTTGCAAGCGGCTGGCGGCATTGCGGCGCAACAGGTGGCGAGCCTGAACAAGATGCGCCAGTTGACTGCTAGTAATATGCAAATGCAGGCGGCAAAAATTGCGGCGGACGAGGATCGGCAGGCGGCAGCACTCGCTGAAGAGGAGCGTTTTAAAGGGCGGACGGGAGCGGGGAATAAAATCACTGTTGATCCTAATAATGCTGAACGGGTAGTACCAACGTTCCAATTCAAATAA
- the trbL gene encoding P-type conjugative transfer protein TrbL, translating to MTMKIKNIVILLVLTSSIWVLPSIGFAADLVATVNDLQNSFYDAVSNWVGPLQQVAGWLLVTLATISFIWQASFMLLRGTDIQELTVELVRMILFAGFFYWLIQNAPDLTSRLINGWIWLAGEAGGSSVSPNISQILARGVDLAGTMYEVSSGFTVIVAGILGVIIVVLYVLIAAKAFLVTLEMYTVTAAGVILLGFGGNQWTGDYAKRYITYTMATGMKLFVMYLIVATGENFINSWAADSKPETFNDMLSVVGVVLLMLVLVWQLPDTVQGLLSGASLGKTEQQGSAAVMSSFGQTGSAAASVASGSVGAELAIREALKNSEGMPGSSSGYQYKAANAMSNLANAGAEVLGNRIMGDFNASSGGMMASMAQHMRQQRTGGSGLYGGTSSGNDHIGGSATGGSFGAGDPTTKQGTGPEEAENASHDFGGDGDAGGSEAGAGAASWDTSKVGGKEHEFGADDGGSWSWDASGVAAAGGAGESDNPATRYRSPAVDLTRGGVPSFGGGAESSTAKSESGVAPTSAASGIAGGMVGSGNMASGVAASSPSAASSADEQVSTAKGMTGADQSAGTSNSSGGNSSNAIGSMVGADNMTSSMGSSIGADAQGSTTKGIMEVAAVSPSASSSVASSADAQVSTAKSESVSVGNTSSGSGAAPVSSAGYLRSESGASGGSMNQVPTVSAAQSVTASPDLAGTVVGSSVVQAATVGGLGEPSVVSSTIGGSMVGADNMASGVDQSSLQTDAETSDDPATRYRSPAVDLTKSKTNS from the coding sequence ATGACAATGAAAATAAAAAATATCGTGATTTTGTTGGTATTGACCAGCAGCATATGGGTACTGCCCTCAATTGGTTTTGCTGCTGATCTTGTGGCGACAGTCAATGACCTACAAAACAGTTTTTATGACGCTGTTTCAAATTGGGTAGGGCCTTTGCAACAGGTGGCGGGGTGGTTGTTGGTAACGTTAGCGACCATCTCATTTATTTGGCAGGCTAGTTTTATGCTGCTGCGGGGTACTGACATTCAGGAATTAACGGTTGAACTGGTTCGTATGATTCTATTTGCGGGCTTTTTCTATTGGCTGATCCAGAATGCGCCCGACCTTACCAGCAGATTGATCAATGGTTGGATTTGGCTGGCTGGAGAGGCAGGAGGTTCTTCTGTATCACCCAACATTAGCCAAATACTGGCGCGGGGTGTCGATCTCGCGGGCACAATGTACGAGGTCAGTTCGGGATTCACGGTCATAGTGGCGGGTATCTTGGGTGTTATTATTGTTGTTTTATACGTGCTGATCGCTGCCAAGGCATTTTTGGTTACTCTGGAAATGTATACCGTCACGGCTGCTGGAGTCATTCTGTTGGGGTTTGGCGGTAATCAATGGACTGGGGATTACGCAAAACGTTACATCACCTACACAATGGCAACGGGAATGAAACTGTTTGTCATGTATTTGATTGTAGCGACCGGCGAGAATTTCATTAATTCGTGGGCAGCAGATAGCAAACCTGAAACATTTAACGATATGTTATCGGTGGTTGGTGTCGTGTTATTGATGTTGGTTCTGGTGTGGCAACTGCCAGATACAGTACAGGGATTGTTGTCAGGCGCAAGCCTTGGCAAAACAGAGCAGCAAGGTTCTGCTGCTGTTATGAGTTCATTCGGACAGACTGGTTCAGCCGCCGCATCGGTGGCAAGCGGTTCTGTTGGAGCTGAATTAGCAATCCGCGAGGCGCTGAAAAACTCTGAGGGAATGCCGGGGAGCAGTTCTGGCTACCAATACAAAGCCGCCAACGCAATGAGCAATCTAGCCAATGCGGGTGCTGAGGTGCTGGGTAATCGGATTATGGGTGACTTCAACGCTTCCAGCGGCGGCATGATGGCTTCAATGGCGCAACACATGCGCCAGCAACGTACCGGCGGTAGTGGTTTGTACGGCGGTACGTCGTCGGGTAATGACCATATTGGTGGGTCTGCGACGGGTGGCAGTTTTGGGGCGGGTGATCCTACTACAAAACAAGGAACAGGGCCGGAAGAGGCTGAAAATGCTTCCCATGATTTTGGTGGTGATGGTGACGCAGGTGGTTCTGAGGCTGGGGCGGGTGCTGCTTCTTGGGATACGTCTAAGGTTGGCGGTAAAGAGCATGAGTTTGGGGCGGATGATGGCGGTTCGTGGTCTTGGGATGCGTCCGGGGTAGCGGCTGCGGGTGGTGCGGGTGAGTCTGATAACCCGGCAACTCGCTACCGTTCGCCTGCGGTGGATTTAACGCGGGGCGGTGTGCCGAGTTTTGGTGGTGGTGCTGAAAGTTCTACTGCAAAAAGTGAATCTGGGGTAGCGCCTACGTCTGCTGCTAGTGGTATTGCTGGCGGTATGGTGGGTAGTGGCAATATGGCTTCTGGTGTTGCGGCTTCTTCGCCTTCGGCTGCGTCTAGTGCTGATGAACAAGTCTCTACTGCAAAAGGAATGACGGGTGCGGATCAAAGCGCAGGGACTTCCAATTCTTCAGGCGGCAATTCATCCAATGCTATTGGGTCAATGGTTGGGGCTGACAACATGACTTCTTCTATGGGTTCTTCCATTGGTGCTGATGCACAAGGTTCTACTACAAAAGGAATCATGGAGGTGGCGGCTGTTTCGCCTTCGGCTTCTTCATCGGTTGCGTCTAGTGCTGATGCACAAGTTTCTACTGCAAAAAGTGAATCGGTTTCTGTGGGGAATACGTCATCTGGCTCTGGTGCTGCTCCTGTTAGTTCGGCGGGGTATTTGCGTTCTGAGAGTGGGGCATCTGGCGGTTCCATGAATCAAGTACCTACTGTTAGTGCTGCTCAAAGTGTTACAGCAAGCCCTGATTTGGCGGGGACTGTGGTTGGTTCCAGCGTGGTTCAGGCTGCTACTGTTGGTGGGTTGGGTGAGCCTTCAGTGGTTTCAAGTACCATTGGTGGTAGCATGGTGGGTGCTGACAACATGGCTTCTGGTGTTGATCAAAGTTCCCTACAAACGGATGCCGAAACTTCGGACGATCCTGCAACGCGCTACCGTTCGCCTGCCGTCGATTTGACTAAGAGCAAGACGAACAGTTAG
- a CDS encoding tyrosine-type recombinase/integrase, with translation MKTRLTDTAVRNAKPKPDGKTAKYTDGGGLYLWVSKEAKGWRYDYTRPATGKRNTLVIGTYPEIKLAEARERHREARALLARDVDPSEHRKSVKASQADIEAHSFESIAREWFLRMKPQWSESHTTRTISYLERDVFPFMGSLNINAITPTNIIRVIMRVEERGAGDAARRVKQYIQQVYRYAVTLELAERNPAADIDTSVILKPRSKKHYAAITDPVQVGQLLRDIDGYQGTFVVRCALKLSPLVMLRPGNVRAAEWADIDLDAAVWRIPIAKMKAPTHIKQENRSTHTVPLPRQAVEVFREIQPYSGRFRYVFPSERGASKPLSDNGIRAALRTMGYDNDTMTPHGFRGMASTLLNRMTDPMGKRLWDDDLIEQQLAHTDGTVRGAYNRADSPDAIRQRREMLQAWADYLDGLRNPEIKNNK, from the coding sequence GTGAAAACCCGCTTGACCGATACCGCAGTACGCAACGCCAAACCGAAACCAGACGGCAAGACAGCCAAGTACACCGATGGCGGCGGTTTATACCTTTGGGTGAGCAAAGAGGCGAAAGGCTGGCGTTACGATTACACCCGACCTGCTACCGGCAAGCGCAATACGCTAGTGATCGGCACGTACCCTGAAATCAAGCTGGCAGAGGCACGAGAACGCCACCGAGAGGCACGGGCATTGCTGGCGCGTGATGTTGACCCCTCAGAGCATCGAAAGTCGGTGAAGGCATCACAAGCCGACATTGAAGCGCATAGCTTTGAATCCATAGCGCGTGAATGGTTTTTGAGGATGAAACCGCAGTGGTCGGAAAGCCACACAACCCGCACGATCAGCTACTTAGAGCGGGATGTATTCCCCTTCATGGGTAGCCTGAACATAAACGCGATTACTCCTACCAATATAATCAGGGTGATTATGCGCGTGGAAGAACGCGGCGCTGGTGATGCTGCACGGCGGGTTAAGCAATACATTCAGCAGGTCTACCGTTACGCGGTCACGCTGGAACTGGCAGAACGTAACCCGGCGGCGGATATTGACACCTCAGTGATTCTGAAACCCCGCAGTAAGAAGCACTATGCCGCGATTACCGACCCGGTGCAGGTCGGGCAACTGTTGCGTGATATAGACGGCTATCAAGGTACGTTTGTCGTTAGATGCGCCTTGAAATTGTCCCCTTTGGTGATGTTACGCCCCGGCAATGTTCGGGCGGCGGAATGGGCAGACATAGACCTAGACGCGGCTGTCTGGCGTATCCCGATTGCCAAGATGAAAGCACCCACACACATTAAGCAAGAGAACCGATCAACCCACACCGTACCGCTACCCCGTCAAGCCGTGGAAGTATTCCGGGAGATACAACCGTATTCCGGGCGATTCCGCTACGTGTTCCCTAGTGAGCGCGGCGCAAGCAAGCCACTCTCAGACAATGGCATCAGGGCAGCACTACGCACGATGGGCTATGACAACGACACCATGACCCCGCACGGATTCCGGGGCATGGCATCAACGCTGCTTAATCGCATGACCGACCCAATGGGTAAGCGGCTGTGGGATGATGACTTGATAGAGCAACAGCTTGCACACACTGATGGAACAGTCAGGGGCGCATACAATCGGGCGGATAGTCCAGACGCTATCCGGCAACGGCGTGAAATGCTGCAAGCGTGGGCGGATTATCTCGACGGCTTGCGCAATCCAGAAATTAAAAACAATAAGTAA
- a CDS encoding MerR family transcriptional regulator: MEAATPLSSQLPPIPGKRYFTIGEVSDLCGVKTHVLRYWEGEFPSLKPMKRRGNRRYYQREDVLLIRQIRGLLYEQGYTISGARQKLLDDVHTPPPATLPLEPIVVNGNDVAPLVEELERILFVLKH; encoded by the coding sequence ATGGAAGCAGCGACGCCGCTTAGCAGTCAACTGCCTCCCATTCCCGGTAAGCGTTACTTCACCATTGGTGAGGTGAGTGATTTGTGTGGCGTAAAAACGCATGTGTTGCGCTACTGGGAGGGTGAGTTTCCCTCGCTCAAACCGATGAAACGGCGTGGTAATCGCCGTTATTATCAGCGCGAAGATGTGTTGTTGATCCGCCAGATTCGCGGTTTATTGTATGAGCAAGGCTATACGATTAGCGGGGCGCGGCAGAAATTGCTGGATGATGTGCATACGCCACCACCTGCAACCTTGCCATTAGAACCGATTGTGGTGAATGGCAATGACGTTGCACCGCTGGTTGAAGAGTTGGAACGCATTCTGTTTGTCCTCAAACACTGA
- a CDS encoding integration host factor subunit alpha, whose protein sequence is MTITLTKADMVEHLFEELGLNKREAKDLVEMFFEEIRDALETGKHVKLSGFGNFMLRDKTQRPGRNPKTGEEIPVTARRVVTFRPGQKLKQRVEEYGSSDAA, encoded by the coding sequence ATGACAATAACATTAACCAAAGCAGATATGGTTGAACACCTTTTTGAAGAGTTGGGTTTAAACAAACGTGAAGCCAAGGATTTGGTGGAAATGTTTTTTGAGGAAATCCGTGATGCTTTGGAAACCGGCAAGCATGTGAAGTTGTCGGGTTTTGGTAACTTTATGTTGCGTGATAAAACCCAGCGCCCGGGGCGTAATCCGAAGACCGGGGAAGAAATTCCGGTAACGGCTCGCCGGGTGGTGACGTTCCGTCCGGGGCAAAAACTCAAGCAACGGGTAGAGGAATATGGAAGCAGCGACGCCGCTTAG
- the pheT gene encoding phenylalanine--tRNA ligase subunit beta codes for MKVSEKWLREWIDTPLTLDAIADKLTMSGCEVEARDAVATAFTSILVGHVVEREKHPDADKLSVCKVDNGRGEILQIVCGASNVRAGIKVPLALIGAVLPLPDGSDLKIKKGKLRGVESFGMLCSSTELGMSDKSDGLLELPDDAPVGMDIREYLKLDDEVIELAITANRGDCMSMIGVARETALVMDVPLNVPEIPAQTAQHTDTFPVELQATDACPRYVGRIIRNINPQAATPVWMQEKLRRAGVRSISAMVDVTNYVLLELGQPMHAFDLDTLQGSIVVRYAKANETLKMLDGQTATLRDDTLVIADAAQPVAMAGIMGGEPTSVTAATRNVFLESAHFRPASIMGKARSYGLQTDSSARFERGVDPDMPVKAMERATQLIVSICGGEVGTLVDTLADAEVLQRKTIVLRPERIRRVLGVTMDAATVEGVLARLNCSFTSSDAGWQVQAPLARFDLNIEEDLIEELARVRGYDSIPAELRPRAPRITQPSETAVKRENLRYTLVARGYQEAVTFSFVDPKMEQILAPAIENIALANPISADLGVMRSTLWSGLLRAVAYNVNRQQNRVRLFEIGPAFSMSEDGKPQQQTMLSGVLTGNLYPEQWGQVNRPVDFYDLKGDVEALLGQVTGTRFHFAPVAHAALHPGQSAQIMTDTAVVGWMGMLHPKIEAQLGLEQPVYVFELDMGLLMQRVLPKYQAVSKFPAIRRDLALLVRQDALAVALENAVEKAAIPQLMSYYLFDVYTGKGIPEGQKSVALSLILQDFSRTLEDAEINQIVDAVVASLRDEVGAVLR; via the coding sequence ATGAAAGTCAGTGAAAAATGGCTGCGTGAGTGGATTGATACCCCGCTGACGTTAGATGCAATAGCCGACAAACTCACCATGTCGGGCTGCGAAGTGGAAGCGCGTGATGCCGTAGCCACCGCGTTCACCAGCATCCTGGTGGGTCACGTTGTTGAGCGCGAAAAACACCCCGATGCCGATAAGCTCAGCGTCTGCAAAGTCGACAATGGGCGTGGCGAAATTCTGCAAATCGTTTGCGGTGCAAGCAACGTGCGTGCAGGCATTAAAGTGCCGTTGGCACTGATCGGCGCAGTCTTGCCATTGCCGGATGGCTCGGATTTAAAGATCAAAAAAGGCAAGCTGCGCGGTGTGGAATCGTTCGGCATGTTGTGCTCCTCGACCGAATTGGGCATGTCGGACAAATCTGATGGTTTGTTGGAATTGCCGGATGATGCGCCCGTGGGCATGGACATCCGCGAGTATTTAAAGCTCGACGACGAAGTGATTGAGCTGGCGATTACCGCGAACCGTGGCGATTGCATGAGCATGATCGGCGTGGCGCGTGAAACCGCCTTGGTGATGGATGTGCCCCTCAACGTGCCGGAAATTCCTGCGCAAACCGCCCAGCATACCGATACATTCCCGGTTGAACTGCAAGCGACGGATGCTTGCCCACGTTATGTCGGACGCATCATCCGCAATATCAACCCACAAGCCGCTACCCCGGTGTGGATGCAGGAAAAACTGCGCCGTGCCGGTGTGCGCAGCATTTCTGCTATGGTCGATGTGACTAATTATGTGTTGCTGGAACTCGGTCAACCAATGCACGCTTTCGACCTCGATACGCTGCAAGGTAGCATTGTGGTGCGTTATGCCAAGGCAAACGAAACCCTGAAAATGCTGGATGGGCAAACCGCCACCTTGCGCGATGATACACTGGTGATTGCTGATGCAGCCCAGCCGGTGGCAATGGCGGGCATTATGGGCGGAGAACCTACGTCAGTGACGGCTGCGACACGCAATGTGTTCCTAGAAAGTGCGCATTTCCGCCCTGCCAGTATCATGGGTAAGGCGCGTAGCTACGGCTTGCAAACCGATTCTTCGGCGCGTTTTGAGCGTGGGGTTGACCCCGATATGCCGGTTAAGGCAATGGAACGTGCGACACAGTTGATCGTGAGCATTTGCGGTGGCGAAGTCGGTACCTTGGTGGATACGCTGGCGGATGCTGAGGTATTGCAACGCAAAACGATTGTGTTACGCCCTGAACGTATCCGCCGTGTGTTAGGCGTGACGATGGATGCGGCGACGGTTGAAGGCGTGTTAGCACGTTTGAATTGCTCTTTCACCAGTAGCGATGCAGGTTGGCAGGTGCAAGCGCCGTTGGCACGTTTCGATTTGAATATCGAAGAAGATTTGATCGAAGAACTGGCACGGGTACGGGGTTACGATTCGATTCCGGCGGAATTACGCCCGCGTGCGCCGCGTATTACCCAGCCGAGTGAAACTGCCGTAAAGCGTGAAAACCTGCGTTACACATTGGTAGCACGGGGGTATCAGGAGGCTGTTACCTTCAGCTTTGTTGATCCCAAAATGGAGCAAATCTTAGCGCCTGCGATAGAGAACATTGCTTTGGCTAACCCCATTTCTGCCGATTTGGGGGTGATGCGTAGTACCTTGTGGTCTGGTTTATTGCGTGCGGTTGCTTATAATGTGAACCGTCAACAAAACCGTGTACGTTTGTTTGAAATTGGCCCCGCGTTTTCGATGAGCGAAGATGGCAAGCCCCAGCAACAAACCATGTTATCCGGTGTGCTGACCGGCAATCTTTACCCGGAACAGTGGGGGCAGGTGAACCGCCCGGTGGATTTCTACGACCTAAAAGGGGATGTGGAAGCCTTACTAGGTCAGGTGACGGGTACTCGTTTCCATTTTGCACCCGTTGCCCATGCTGCTTTACACCCCGGTCAGTCTGCTCAGATCATGACCGATACGGCGGTGGTTGGTTGGATGGGGATGTTGCACCCTAAAATTGAAGCACAGTTGGGTTTGGAACAACCTGTGTATGTGTTTGAATTGGATATGGGTTTATTGATGCAGCGGGTATTACCCAAGTATCAGGCAGTTTCTAAGTTTCCGGCAATCCGGCGTGATCTGGCTTTATTGGTCAGGCAGGATGCCTTGGCTGTTGCATTGGAAAATGCCGTAGAAAAAGCAGCAATTCCGCAATTGATGTCCTATTATTTATTCGATGTCTATACTGGAAAAGGAATACCGGAAGGTCAAAAAAGCGTTGCTTTAAGCTTGATTTTACAGGATTTTTCGCGCACTCTTGAGGATGCGGAAATCAATCAGATCGTCGATGCAGTCGTCGCTTCACTTCGGGATGAAGTCGGTGCGGTGTTGCGTTAA
- the pheS gene encoding phenylalanine--tRNA ligase subunit alpha: MQSLLELMGAAHEQISQAVSLAALDQVRVQYLGKTGLLTEQLKQLGKLPHEERKTAGAEINTAKQALTIAIEDRKQSLQAEALSARLQAEKVDVTLPGRRMDTGSLHPVTQTIQRISEIFAQLGFSLAEGPEIEDDFHNFTALNIPESHPARAMHDTFYMDSGLLLRTHTSSVQVRHMENNPPPLRIISPGRVYRCDSDMTHSPMFHQVEGLMVDEDVTFADLKGILEAFFKAFFEVDELPTRFRATFFPFTEPSAETDIQCVHCGGDGCRVCKGTGWLEVMGCGMVHPNVLKNVGIDSEKYTGFAFGFGVERLAMLRYQINDLRVMFDNDVRFLKQFG, from the coding sequence GTGCAAAGTTTGCTGGAACTGATGGGCGCAGCCCACGAGCAGATTTCGCAAGCCGTCAGCCTCGCCGCGTTGGATCAGGTGCGTGTGCAGTATCTAGGCAAGACAGGTTTGTTGACCGAGCAACTCAAGCAATTGGGCAAGTTACCGCATGAAGAGCGTAAAACGGCGGGTGCGGAAATCAATACCGCCAAGCAAGCCTTGACCATTGCGATCGAAGACCGCAAGCAAAGCCTGCAAGCCGAAGCGTTGAGTGCGCGTTTGCAAGCGGAAAAGGTGGATGTCACCTTGCCGGGGCGGCGCATGGATACCGGTAGCCTGCACCCTGTTACCCAAACCATTCAACGCATTAGCGAGATCTTCGCACAGTTGGGTTTCAGTTTGGCGGAAGGCCCTGAGATTGAAGACGATTTTCACAACTTTACCGCCTTGAATATCCCGGAATCGCATCCGGCGCGTGCCATGCACGACACTTTTTATATGGATAGCGGTTTGCTGCTGCGTACCCATACTTCATCCGTGCAAGTGCGTCATATGGAAAATAACCCGCCACCGCTGCGTATCATTTCGCCGGGTCGGGTGTACCGTTGTGATTCGGACATGACCCACAGCCCGATGTTCCACCAAGTGGAAGGTTTGATGGTGGATGAAGATGTCACTTTCGCGGATTTGAAAGGCATTCTCGAAGCCTTCTTTAAAGCTTTCTTTGAAGTGGATGAATTACCGACGCGCTTCCGCGCCACGTTCTTCCCGTTTACCGAACCATCCGCTGAAACGGATATTCAGTGTGTGCATTGCGGTGGTGACGGTTGCCGCGTGTGCAAAGGCACTGGCTGGCTGGAAGTCATGGGTTGCGGCATGGTTCACCCGAATGTGCTGAAAAACGTCGGCATCGACAGTGAAAAATATACCGGTTTTGCGTTTGGTTTCGGGGTTGAACGTTTAGCGATGTTGCGTTATCAGATCAATGACTTGCGCGTGATGTTTGATAACGATGTGCGCTTCCTCAAACAATTCGGTTGA
- the rplT gene encoding 50S ribosomal protein L20, which yields MARVKRGVTAHARHKKVLKLAKGYYGARSRVYRVAHQAVIKAGQYAFRDRRQKKRQFRALWIVRINAGARMFGLSYSRMMNGLKKANISLDRKVLADLAVHDITAFGAVAEKAKAALAA from the coding sequence ATGGCAAGAGTTAAACGTGGTGTAACGGCACATGCCCGTCACAAGAAAGTCCTCAAGCTGGCTAAAGGTTACTACGGTGCCCGCAGCCGGGTCTACCGGGTTGCGCATCAGGCAGTCATCAAGGCTGGTCAATACGCATTCCGCGACCGCCGTCAGAAAAAACGCCAGTTCCGCGCTTTGTGGATCGTGCGTATCAATGCCGGTGCACGGATGTTCGGTCTGTCTTACAGCCGCATGATGAATGGTTTGAAGAAAGCTAACATTAGTCTTGACCGTAAGGTCTTGGCTGATTTGGCAGTCCACGACATCACGGCGTTCGGTGCAGTCGCAGAAAAGGCAAAAGCTGCCCTAGCTGCTTAA